The sequence below is a genomic window from Anaerocolumna chitinilytica.
AATGCTTTCGGGCCGCCGGTTGAGCAAGCAATAGCTACCAGTTTCTTTCCGTTAACTATTGTAGTTCTTGCAGATGCTGGTTTTTCTGCTGTTGGTACTTTATTCGCTGCATTCGCTGATGTCAGTTTATCAGCAGTTGCTTGTTTTGCAGCAGCAAACTCTGCTGCATTATTTCCGCTGCTTACAGTACTCTCTCTGCGTGAAAAAATATTCGTATCAGTTGGAAAAGTTCGTCTTTGTATACCTTCGGGTTTCTTTGGCTCTACTTCCTTAAGAATTTCTTTTTCATTTAGATTATAAAGCTTTGTGGCAGTCTCGAGACAAGATATAATCTTATCTTTAAACTTATCACTTTTGACCTCAAAAAAACTCTCGGGCTTTGTAACAAAATCAAATGCGCCTAATTCCAGGGCTTTAATAGTTTCCTTAGCACCTTCTTTTGCCACAGTGCTGACAATAATAATTGCGGCTTTAATCTTTTTTTGCTCCAGTTGTTCTAATAGCTCGATTCCGCTCATTTGAGGCATGTTAATATCTAGTATAATCGCATCATATGTTTCTTTCTGCTGCGTCAATAATAGAAATGCCTCAAGTCCGTTAACAGCAACTTTTGAAACCTGAAACCTAGGATCTGAATTAATTATATCAGAGAGTACCCTTCTCATGAGTGCAGAGTCATCAACTATTAAAACTTTTTTCTGCATATTTACCTCTTTTCCGCATAATCGCTCTAAAATCGGACATTTTTCTTGGTCAGCAAGTAGTGTTTTTATTTTTTTGCTTTCGTACGCTGCTTAATCTCTTCTTCAAATATATATTTGATGATTGCTTCTCTGTCTTCTTTTAGTACTTCTTTAAACTGAGCACGGTATTCATAAAATCCATTTCTATTTGTCATTTTATCTGCTGATATAATCACGCCTGATATATAATCTGTCTTTAAGTTTACTTTACTGGTAAATTGAATGCGCATCTGAATGGTATTGCCAATCTCATGAACACTTTCCGACATCAGTCTGATACCTCCGCCGCTTAAATCCACGACGATTCCCATAAGCCATTCTCGATTGCACTGCTCCAGAGCATCCAGACATGCCTGCTTATCTTCTGGCGTTTTAAAGGCATTTTGCTTCAGTTTATAACGAAGAGACAGTTCTGCTTCCGAAGCAATGTAATAATCCAAATCCAGTACACAGGATAATCTAAAAAACTGTCGTCTCTGATATTTCTCCAGCGCTGACGTAATCTCAACAGTTAATATGTATATCTTGTCATCATTGGACCTGTCCGTAATTAAGCCCTTACATTCGTATAAGCCGGTTTGTGAGAAAAAACGCAGACTATATTTATCACCGACTGATAGTGGTATGATTCTGCCTTTAATAATTGGCATCGCTATGATAACTGATGTATAATTAGGAAAGTCAAGAACTTTGCTTTTTAGTGTCTTTTTCTCTGTATCTTCATTTCTGTCCATTAGTATAAGTTCAACTTTATCACCAATAGCTACCATATCCCGTAACATAAAAGTCACCTCCGTTATTTACTTGTCTTACGATGAAGAAGACTTGAAAAAAAATGAGCAATCCCTCTTTGCTCTAATCCACTCATATTATTATTACTGCACAAAGATGCAGCTAGGTTATACACAGCTTTTGAGGAGGGAGAATTCGGATATAATACAGAATATGGCTTTTGCTGCATTACAGCTCGTGTAACATTGGAATCCTGTGGTATTCCTCCCAGGTAGTCAAGCTTTATCGTTAAGAATTTTTCAACTACAAGATTCATTTTTTTATATAAATTAATTCCCTCATCCTGTGAGTTGATTCTATTGGATATCATCTTGATTGATGTCATATCAGCTCTAAAATCATCTCGCTTATTCAGTATTTTTAATAGTGCATAGGCGTCTGTTATTGATGTGGGTTCCGGCGTTATTACCAATAATACTTCCGAACTTGCCATAACAAATTCTAATACACTATCTGTTACACCTGCTCCTGTATCAATAATAATTATATCAGCATATTCATCTAATTCATAGAGCTTTTGGTTCAGAAAGTCTATCTGAGTTCTTGTAATATTGGATAACTCCTGTATTCCGGAGCCCCCGGATATAAACATCAAATTCTCAGGACCTTTTGTGATTATCTCCTGCAGACTTTTATTACCATATATAATATCTGCCAGATTATATTGGGGCCTGATACCAAGCATGACTTCGACATTCGCAAGACCGAAATCAGCATCCAGGATTATTACTCTCTTACCCATTCTGCTAAGCTGGATTCCCAGATTTACTGAAAGATTCGATTTACCGACGCCGCCCTTTCCGCTGGTAACGGTTATAACTCTGGAGAGCTGGTCAGGCATACTGTGTTTTTTTACTATATTGCGAAGCTGCTCCGCCTGATCCATCAATCAAAACCTCCTAGTAGTTTCTTTGCAGTTTCCTGCGTATTAAGTTTTCCAATATCATCCGGAACATTTTGACCATAAGCTGCGTAAGAAAGTTCAGCGTTGGTGTACATCCTGATATTTAGTATATTTCCTACCGATATAGTCTCATCTAACTTAGTGAATATAATACGGTAATCAGTTATTTCAGAATAGCTTTCCGTAATACGGATTAAGTCTTTGTATTTGGTGGTAGCACTTAAAACAAGATATATTTCACTTTCCTCTTTTTCTACCGTACTAAGAAGTCTCACGATATCATCCCTTTGTTCTCTGTTCTTATGGGAACGTCCGGCTGTATCTACAAGTACTACGTCATAACCCAATAATTCTTCCTTAGCTACTGCCATTTCTTCTTCCGTATAGATTACCTTCATGGGTATACCAAGGATATTTGCATAGGTTCTTAGTTGCTCTACTGCAGCAATTCGGTAAGTATCGGAAGTAAGCATAGCTACTTTTAACTTTTTATTCAACTTCAGATCAGAAGCAATCTTTGCAATTGTAGTAGTCTTTCCTACTCCGGTAGGACCTATAAAAAATATATACTTACACCTGTCCTCCGCGGTTTCGATTACTTTAGGCTGTCCCAATTTAAGAATTATCTTTTGATATACATGGGACAAAATATTATCTATCGTGATGTCTCTTGTAAGCTTTGATTCTATTTCACTTACCAACTGTGCAACAAACTTCTCGTCCACTTCATTTTTTATTAACTGGTCATATACCAGTTTAATACACTCTTCTCTTTTTTGAATTTCAGGATCTTTCTGCCTTGGTGCATCTTGTTCTTTTTTATTCTCCTGCTGTTCTAAAAGCTGCTTTTCCAGTAACTCCTGAAGATTATTCAGCTTCTTTTCAATGGCAGAAGCCTCTTCTTTCACATTATAAGGTTCTTTTGAAGTATAAGCCTCTTTACCGGTATAGTTGTCTTTTAATGCATAAGTATCTTTTACTTTACCGGGAGAAGTAATACTCTCCTCCTCATAAGCTGCTGACAAGGTATTTGTAAAAAAAGAAGGCTTTGATTTCTGCGCTTGTGAATCCTTTGATATTCCTGATAAAACACCATTATCATCAACAGCCGCAGTGATTTCAACGGTAGGTTTTCTGAATAAACGATATACACCTTTCGGTGAAACCGTCTTGATATTCATAACTATGGCGTCTTTCCCCAGCTCATTCTTTGCTAAGAGAATTGCTTCTGTTTCCGTATTTGCCTGATATTTTTTTATTATCACTATACCGTCACCATCCCTACCGATTGTAATTCAACATTGGATTCAATTTCATTATAAGATATAACAATCAAATCCTTAAAATAATCCTGTGTCAGTTTCTTAAAATACATCCTGACAATGGGAGAAGTTATAACAATAGGATTCTTACCAATATCCTCTAGTTTTTGTACTTCTTCTTCGACTGAATTCATGATACTTCTTGTTTTTTCAGGATCCAGTGTTAAATAAGCACCCTGTTCTGTCTGCTTTACACTATTCATAATATCTTGCTCAACCTTTGGATCCAAGGTCACGACACTTGTAACTTCAGAGACAGGAAAGTATTTACTGCTAATTGCTCTTTTAAGACTTTGCCTTGCATATTCTGTAAGCACATCCGTATCCCTTGTATTAGTCGCATAATCTGCAAGAGTTTCAAATATAGTAATAAGATCCCTGATTGATATTCCTTCTTTTAACAGGTTCTGTAATACTTTTTGTATTTCTCCGACACTGACTAGCTTTGGAACAAGTTCCTGTATAAGTGTTGGATTGGCTTCCTGTATATTATTAATAAGATTTTGTACATCCTGTCTAGTAAGTAATTCAAAGATATGACTTCTGATAACTTCTGTAAGATGCGTAGCAATAATTGAGGGTGGATCAACTACCGTATATCCTAAGGATTCCGCTCTTTCACGCTGGTTTTCAGTTATCCAGATAGCAGGTAAATGGAAAGATGGTTCAAAAGTAGGTATACCTGTAATTTCCTCTTCTACATAACCTGGATTCATAGCCATGTAATGATCAAATAAAATCTCTCCCTCACTGATCGGCACTCCCTTAATTTTAATAAGGTATTGATTAGGATTAAGCTGTATATTATCTCTTAATCTTATGATCGGCACAACACAACCTAATTCAAGAGCAATCTGTCTTCTGATAAGAACAACACGGTCAAGTAAATCACCGCCTTGATTTACATCGGCAAGAGGGATAATACCATAACCAAACTCTAACTCGATGGGATCAACCTGTAACAGAGAAACTACATTTTCCGGCTTTCGTATCTCATCTCCGTTGCTCTCTTCCATTTCCGCCATGCTTTCAATGTTTTCAACTTCCATTTTTCCGGCTATACTTCTACCGCATAAAACGAATACAACTCCATAAGAACAAAATACAAGTGTATTAAGAGGGGTTACTATTCCAAGAAATATTAATGCTCCACCAACAATATAGAGAACTTTTGGAATAGAGAAGAGCTGTTTAAATAAGGTTTGTCCAACATCAGCTTCTTTTGTAGCCTTGGTTACAATTATACCTGTAGACAGGGAAATTAAAAGGGAAGGAATCTGACTAACCAAACCTTCACCAATGGTCAGTATTGTATATTTATCAAAGGCCTCACCCATTCCCATACCGCCGCGAAATGCTCCAATTGCAATTCCGCCGATAAAGTTAATTAAAACAATAATAAGACCTGCAATAGCATCACCTTTTACGTACTTGGTAGCACCATCCATTGCTCCAAAGAATCCGGCTTCTGCTTGAATTTTCTCTCTTCTTTCTTTTGCCTGGCTATCATTTATAGCTCCGGTGTTTAAGTCTGCATCAATGGCCATCTGTTTACCGGGCATCGCATCCAAAGTGAACCTGGCAGTTACTTCAGCAACACGTTCAGAACCTTTATTTATTACGATAAACTGTACTAAAATAAGAATAATAAATACAATAATACCGATGATTGCATCACCACCGCCTACGAAATTACCAAAAGTCTGAATTACACCACCGGCATAACCATCTCTTAGAATCAATCTCATAGCTGATACATTTAAGGAAATTCGGAATATAGTTGAAAACAACAGGATTGTTGGGAAAGCTGACATATTGAGAGCTTCTTTTGAAAATAAAGCATTAAATAGGACAATCAATGCAATGGAGATATTAAGAGCCAATAATAAATCCAATAAAATATGAGGTATGGGTACGATTAAAAATATAATTGCTGCCAGCAAGTAAATTCCTACAGCCATGTCTGTTCTTTTCATTAACAATGCCCCCTGAATCTATAATGTAATCATGTTTTATTTTTCAAATTATAAACATAGGCTAAAACTTCCGCTGTCATTTGATATAGTTCAGGCGGAATCTCGTTACCAACATCCACGTTATAGTAAAGCATTCTGGCCAGAGGTTTATTCTCAACAATTTCAATATTATTATCTTTTGCTACTTCTTTTATTTTCTGTGCCAGATAATCGGCTCCTTTTGCAATAAGCATTGGTGCTTCGCTGGATTCTTTATCATATTTAATAGCAGCGGCAAAGTGTGTTGGATTTGTAATAACAACATCCGCTTGTGGAAGCATCTGCATCATTCTTCTCTGTGAAACTTCCCTCATCTTTGCCCTGATTTTCCCTTTTATCTGGGGATCACCTTCCGACTGCTTGTATTCATCCTTGATTTCTTGCTTTGACATTCTCATGTCTTTTCTAAATTTTAATTTTTGATAAATATAATCGGCAGCACCTATAATAAGAAATACGATACTGATATTTAAGCCCAGTTTTATAACAATATTCCCTATAAACTGTATTGCTTGCATCAGTTCCATACCATAGAGCTTTTGAAGGTTTTCACTGTAGTTAGTCAAAGTATTATATGCAATATATATAATGGCTGTAATTTTAAGGACTTCTTTTAACATGTCCACCAATTTGTCTTTTGAAAATATTTTCTTAAAACCGGTAATCGGGTTGAATTTATTGAACTTAGGTTTCAGAGGTTTTGTAGTAATCTTCCATTTCACCTGAAAAATATTAATTACAATAGCGACGAAAACTGAAATTATAAATATAGGTATTATTATTTGAAATATACTTAAAAAACATTCTTTCATAAGCGCAGATGCTGAACCAATATTAAAATCATCTGCAGCTGTTTTTACAATATTATTGTAAAAATTATTAAAAGAATCAATAAATTGCTTGCCAATCCTTCCAACAAAAAGCTTCAAACCAGCAAATAAGGCAATAAGAGCAGAAGAAGAAATTAAATCTGTACTTCTGGCAACCTGACCTTCTTCCCTCGCGTCAGTTAACTTTTTAGCGGTAGGTTCTTCTGTCTTCTCTCCGCCTTCTGCAAATAACTGCAGATTGTAAGTTAATAATCTTTCCATTTTATTCCCTTCACTCATAAAGCTATTCCAGTACTCGAACGGCTGCTTTCATCATATCTGCCATTTGATTGAAAATAAATCCTGATACAGTAGGTAAGAATTTAACCAGTAGGAATAAAATTAACAAACCAGTAAATATCTTTAATTGAAAACCAATGACAAACATGTTCATCTGAGGGGCAATTTTTGCTAATATGGCCAGTATGGTATTAACAATCAGCATTGCAGCAAAAACTGGCAATACGATTCGAAAACCTATAATAAAATAATTCTTAATAAAATCTACCATCAGCAGATACATATTTGATTTAATGTGAGCTTCCCCTAAAGGTATTATCTGAAAAGTATCGGCAAATGCCTTTAGAATATAAAGATGCATATCAGTAACTAAAAGCATTAAAATAACAGAATAAGAGTATAAATTACTGGTTATGGTGCTTTCAATTCTAGTTATCGGATCAAACTCATTTGCCATAGAAAAGCCAATCTCCATATCCATTAATTGACCTGCAAAATTCAGGATATAATAACTGACATTTGTAAAAAAACCGATAATAAGACCTGTTAATGCTTCTTTCATAATTAGAATAGCATATTCAATCACTGTACTATACTGAATATTAGTTCCCGATACCTGAAAAATAATAAGAGCAAAAATAAATGAAAAGCCTGCTTTTACTCTAAAAGGTACATTGGGAAGACTAAAGAAAGGAGCTACAAAAACAAATGTTGATACCCTCACAAGAATCAACAAAAGAACATCGAATCCCTCAACTGTAAAAGTCATGTACTTCTAATATAGTAAGGGAGGTTGTTGATAAGTTCAATAAAGAAATCTTTGGTTTCAGACATTACCCAACCACCAAACAACATAATAACCAAAAAGATTGCGATGAACTTCGGAACAAATGTGAGAGTTTGCTCTTGAATGGAAGTTATGGTCTGCAGAATGCTAATTATAAGCCCAACAACCAGTGACACTAATAGCATAGGTGCTGAAACCTTTATAATGATCCATAGTGCTTCTCTGATAATATCAATTACTACATTTTCATTCATACTAACAATCATTCCCTTTCCAACACATCTCATGTTTAAGCCGAGGTTTTCATAGGCACAAACATATTTGTGAAAGTTGTTGTTTTATTATCACACCAGCTCCTATGCATACTGCAAGCTTGCTATTATTAAATAAAAATAAGAAGCTTTCTTTTCAGATGAATCTTATTCCAACGTAACAGACTTTATCTTTTGTAGGTATAAAAATCGCTTTGTTCTTCTACGTATAAAAAGTTTTAACTAATTCTCCAATTACAAGATTCCAACCGTCTGCTAAAATGAATAGAAGAATTTTAAACGGCATGGAGATTGTCGTTGGAGGAAGCATCATCATACCCATAGACATCAAGGTAGATGCTACTACCATATCAATAATAATAAATGGTATATATATTACAAATCCGATAATAAAAGCAGTACGTAACTCACTAATAATAAACGAAGGAATAATAACAGTAATAGGCAAATCCTCAACGTTAGTAATGCTGTTGTCTTTATTTACTTCAGAAATGTCAATAAACAGTTTTAAATCCTGAGGTTTTACCTCTTTTAACATGAATTGTTTTAAAGGTTTAATTCCTGCCGTAAAAGCTTCTTGCTGTGTAATCTCTCCATTTGAAAGAGGTTTTACTGCATCATTATTAATCTGCGTTATTACCGGTGACATAATGAAAAAAGTAAGAAACAAGGCAATACCTATGAGTACCTGATTAGGAGGTGTAGTCTGTGTTCCTAAGGCTGACCTGACAAAATGCAGTACAATTATAATTCTGGTAAAAGATGTTACCATAATTAAAATTGATGGAGCCAGGGAAATCAAAGTGATTACCAGCATTATCTGTAACGTGGAGGTTATTCCTCCTCCATTTGGATTTGTATCCAAATTAAATTTAAACGGCCCTATCTGGCCGCTTAAATTATTATCTGCTGTTCCATCAGTCCCTGAGGTTCCACTTTTATCAGTTTGATTACTGGTGGTGCCGTTTTTCGTCTGATTAGCATCCTTCGTATCTGTCACTGCTGATCCATTGTTCTGAGTTGCATATACATAATCTGTTTTATTGGTTAATATACCAGTAATGAATAAAATGAAGAATACATATACCAGCTTTTTTAATATCCTTTTATTCCTTTTCTCCATGCATACCAACCTTAGAGGTAATCATTTTTCTCTGCATCTTCAGGACTTTCCGGCAGATTCGCAGAAATATCACCACTATTATCTTCTTTCTCTAGTTGTTTCTTAAAACCTTTCAAAATATCCTGAAAGGTAACATTTTGCCTGGTGTTCTTACTTGCTACAAAAATATCATCTTCAGCTATTTCTGTAAGAAGCCTTATCTCATCTTTTCCTACTGCAATTACAAAATATCTGGTACCTATCTTAATAATCTGCAGAAATTTATTCTGCGTAAGTTTATAAGTATCAATCACCTTAAAATTAGTATCCCTTAAGGTTCCCATTTTGACGCCACCGACAAATCTTGTTGTCAGGTAGGTAATAACCAACACTATAAGAAAAAGAACAATTACACCAAGAAGCTGCAGAAAATTATTGCCCCCCGACAGCTTAGTTAACAAAATGTCCATTAACCCACAGCCTTCTTAACCGCTTCCAAGACTCTATCAGCCTGAAAAGGCTTTACTATGAAATCTTTTGCACCTGACTGTATGGATTCGATAACCATCGCCTGCTGTCCCATGGCGGAACACATAATAATATTAGCGGAAGGATCTGTTGATTTAATCTTCTTAAGTGCCTGTATACCATCCATCTCAGGCATAGTAATATCCATCATTACTAAATCCGGCTTTGTTTCATTATATTTTTCAACAGCCTTCGCACCATTCTCAGCTTCTCCTACAATTGTATAGCCATTTTTACTTAAAATATCCTTAATCATCATTCTCATAAAAGCGGCATCATCACAAATTAAAATACTCTTACCCATTTTTATTCTCCTATCATGTGTTGGATTTTATAATTAATTAGATCACATTCACCCTTTAATTAAACCCTCTAGAACCAATTATTATGTTAATTTCATGTATAGATGATTTACATCACATGATTCATGGTTTCTCATAGACCTGTTATTTAATGATTTCAGTCACTCTGATACCAAAGGACTCTTCAATTACAACAACCTCACCTTTTGCAACAAACTTACCATTTACAAGAACATCAATGGGCTCTCCTGCAAGTTTATTCAGCTCGATAATTGTGCCTGGTGTAAAATCTAATATCTCTTTAATTGATTTGTTTGTTCTGCCAAGTTCTACAGTAACTTCCAGTGGAACATCCATAATCAGGTTAATGTTCTCCGGCTGTGGTGTTAACTGTTGCGATACCGTAAAGTTCTGGAACTGTGCAGGTGAAACATTAATATCTGGAGCTACATAAGGCATTTGGTACATAGGTGACTGCATTTGATTATTTGGCATCTGCATTTGCGGTACCGCCTGGGGCACTGCTTCTGCTGCCTTTGGCTGAGCCTGCGGCTTTGGCTGAACTTTAGGTTCAGGCTTTGGCTCTTCCTTTACAAAATTACTATATAATTCCCTAGCCAGTTCAAAAGGATAAAGCTGCATCAATTCACTATCAACCAGAGTACCAATCTCCATCTTAAAAGATACCTTTACAAAGTGCCCTTTTAAGAATGGTGCAATATCTGATCCGTCAATCGATTCGTTCATGTCTACCAAGGTTGAAATAGGGGGAGAAATATCAACCCTTTTCTCAAGCATTGCTGATATAGAAGTAGATGCCGAACCCATCATCTGATTCATAGCCTCACTGATGGCACTCAAATGGAGTTCTGATAATTCTCCGGCTACATTGGTTCCGTCACCGCCCATCATCAAATCCGTAATGATCTTAACATCCGACTCCTTCAATATTAAAATATTGTTTCCATCTAAACCATCCTTATAATATATCTGTATAAAAACACATGGTCTGTCATATGATTCCGTCAAATCAGTCCATGTCGCATATGACACTACCGGCGTGGTTATGACAACTTTTTGATTAACAAGCGATGAAAGGGTTGTAGCAGCTGTACCCATGCTGATATTTGAAACTTCACCAATTGCATCTTTTTCAGCATCTGACAGTGAATCACTATTATCTGGTTCCACACTGCCTATGTCCGAACTCATCCCACTTAGAAGTGCGTTAATCTCCTCCTGAGATAACATACCATCCATATTATTACTCCTCCCTGATTATTGATGTAATTCTCACTGCATATGCATCAGAAGATGCACCTGGCAGTGCTTTGAACTTATCAAGATTACCAACATAAATATCTAGCTCATCATCAATCTTTGTATTCAGTTTGATGATGTCCCCTGCTTGAAGTCCTAAAAAGTCATTAACTGAGATAGAACTTCTTCCCAATATTGCTTTGATTGGTATCTTTGCTTTCGATATAGCCATCTCAATAAGTTCCTGATATGACTTATCATCTTTAACCTGCATTGTTGAAAACCAATACTTTGTATTTAATTTATCTATAACACTCTCCAGGCAAGCATATGGTAAACATATATTCATCATACCTTCCACATTACCGATTTTTATATTCATGGTAATAATGGAAGTCATTTCACTGGGAGCAATAATTTGTGCGAACTGTGAATTTGTTTCAATTCTGGTAAGTCTTGGTTCAACATGAATTACTGTTTCCCATGGTTCACTCAGAAGATTTGTACAGACATTAAATATACGTTCCATTATAATTAACTCAATCTCTGTAAAATCTCTTGCTTTTTCTAACGGCATTCCAGTTCCGCCAAGCATACGGTCCACCATTGCATAACCTAGATTGTCCGCGATTTCTATAATAATATTGCCCTCTAAAGGTGAAAAATCTACAATTCCCAATAATACGGGATTAGAGAGGGCGTTGGTAAACTCGGAATAAGCAACCGCTTCTGAACTTACCACTTCTATTTGGACATTTTTTCGAAAATAAGCCGGTAAATTTGTAGAAAGCAATCTCCCATAATGTTCAAATATGATTTCTAATGTCCTAAGATGTTCTTTTGAAAACTTGGAGGGTCTTGCAAAATCGTAGTTCTTTACTTGCTTTTCGCCACTGCCTTTAAACTCTTCTGCATCCAGTTCCCCACTGCTTAACGCTTTAAGCAAATTGTCAATCTCATTTTGAGACAAGACGTCGCCCATTGCCACTACCTCCCGGGTGATTACTTAATACCATAATATCATAAAGTTCTATCGAAATCATCAAAATTCTTTATTGTGCTGTATATTCATAAGTAACACCAACTATAAATTCAGAACCAAAATATTCTTGAATTGCTGCTAAGATATTACTTTTAATTTGCTCTTTTTTATCATAAAGCTCATCCATGGTATATTTTGCAAATTCATTCTGGATAATTTCATTAATCTTTGTTTCATTGGTTGCTACCAGGGGCTGCAACTTTGCATAATCCTCAGACTTTTTATTAAGCGATAAGGATGCCGTAACAAGTGCGTAATGAGCTGCGTTATCAGAGCCTTTCTTCAAATTAATAGTGAGGTCTTTGCTTAAATTATAATTTTCTATATCCTCAATGCTTACTTCTTTATTGTCCGGAGTCCCGTTAATCTCCAAATCAATAGTGGAAGCTACTTTAGATATCAACTCATTTGTTCTCATTGTGGTCGGTACAACGGCAAATACAATGACCGCTGTCAGAATCATATTAACTATTCCTAAAGCCAGGATAATGACCGTTAAGAAACTCTTTTTCATACCCTTTCCCTCTGCCTATGAAAGGCATGTCCCTTCTGAATTAATTTGTATGACTTTCATTCTTAACACCTTTTTCCCTCCCTAAGGTTAAGGTTTATAGTGTCATAATTTAGGTATACCACCAGAATAAAGTTCTTTTTTGTAACATTTTACAAGATTTATAATCTCTTGTCTACTCTCTTTTACCAGTATTTTTTTCCCATTGGAGAGGGTAATTACCGTTTCCGGTACTTCTTCTATTGATTCAATTAAATCACAGTTAAGCGTAATTTCTACTCCGCTCATTTTCGTTAAATTAATCATTTTAACTCCTTTTGTGAATACGTAGTTGAAAAAACTGCTTTTGGTTTTTTCAGCCCAAACCCTCTCTTCTTAATAATAAAAGATGGCGGCGGGTTAGGC
It includes:
- the flhF gene encoding flagellar biosynthesis protein FlhF, whose product is MIIKKYQANTETEAILLAKNELGKDAIVMNIKTVSPKGVYRLFRKPTVEITAAVDDNGVLSGISKDSQAQKSKPSFFTNTLSAAYEEESITSPGKVKDTYALKDNYTGKEAYTSKEPYNVKEEASAIEKKLNNLQELLEKQLLEQQENKKEQDAPRQKDPEIQKREECIKLVYDQLIKNEVDEKFVAQLVSEIESKLTRDITIDNILSHVYQKIILKLGQPKVIETAEDRCKYIFFIGPTGVGKTTTIAKIASDLKLNKKLKVAMLTSDTYRIAAVEQLRTYANILGIPMKVIYTEEEMAVAKEELLGYDVVLVDTAGRSHKNREQRDDIVRLLSTVEKEESEIYLVLSATTKYKDLIRITESYSEITDYRIIFTKLDETISVGNILNIRMYTNAELSYAAYGQNVPDDIGKLNTQETAKKLLGGFD
- the flhA gene encoding flagellar biosynthesis protein FlhA, translating into MKRTDMAVGIYLLAAIIFLIVPIPHILLDLLLALNISIALIVLFNALFSKEALNMSAFPTILLFSTIFRISLNVSAMRLILRDGYAGGVIQTFGNFVGGGDAIIGIIVFIILILVQFIVINKGSERVAEVTARFTLDAMPGKQMAIDADLNTGAINDSQAKERREKIQAEAGFFGAMDGATKYVKGDAIAGLIIVLINFIGGIAIGAFRGGMGMGEAFDKYTILTIGEGLVSQIPSLLISLSTGIIVTKATKEADVGQTLFKQLFSIPKVLYIVGGALIFLGIVTPLNTLVFCSYGVVFVLCGRSIAGKMEVENIESMAEMEESNGDEIRKPENVVSLLQVDPIELEFGYGIIPLADVNQGGDLLDRVVLIRRQIALELGCVVPIIRLRDNIQLNPNQYLIKIKGVPISEGEILFDHYMAMNPGYVEEEITGIPTFEPSFHLPAIWITENQRERAESLGYTVVDPPSIIATHLTEVIRSHIFELLTRQDVQNLINNIQEANPTLIQELVPKLVSVGEIQKVLQNLLKEGISIRDLITIFETLADYATNTRDTDVLTEYARQSLKRAISSKYFPVSEVTSVVTLDPKVEQDIMNSVKQTEQGAYLTLDPEKTRSIMNSVEEEVQKLEDIGKNPIVITSPIVRMYFKKLTQDYFKDLIVISYNEIESNVELQSVGMVTV
- a CDS encoding flagellar brake protein, which translates into the protein MLRDMVAIGDKVELILMDRNEDTEKKTLKSKVLDFPNYTSVIIAMPIIKGRIIPLSVGDKYSLRFFSQTGLYECKGLITDRSNDDKIYILTVEITSALEKYQRRQFFRLSCVLDLDYYIASEAELSLRYKLKQNAFKTPEDKQACLDALEQCNREWLMGIVVDLSGGGIRLMSESVHEIGNTIQMRIQFTSKVNLKTDYISGVIISADKMTNRNGFYEYRAQFKEVLKEDREAIIKYIFEEEIKQRTKAKK
- a CDS encoding MinD/ParA family protein; translated protein: MDQAEQLRNIVKKHSMPDQLSRVITVTSGKGGVGKSNLSVNLGIQLSRMGKRVIILDADFGLANVEVMLGIRPQYNLADIIYGNKSLQEIITKGPENLMFISGGSGIQELSNITRTQIDFLNQKLYELDEYADIIIIDTGAGVTDSVLEFVMASSEVLLVITPEPTSITDAYALLKILNKRDDFRADMTSIKMISNRINSQDEGINLYKKMNLVVEKFLTIKLDYLGGIPQDSNVTRAVMQQKPYSVLYPNSPSSKAVYNLAASLCSNNNMSGLEQRGIAHFFSSLLHRKTSK
- the cheB gene encoding chemotaxis-specific protein-glutamate methyltransferase CheB encodes the protein MQKKVLIVDDSALMRRVLSDIINSDPRFQVSKVAVNGLEAFLLLTQQKETYDAIILDINMPQMSGIELLEQLEQKKIKAAIIIVSTVAKEGAKETIKALELGAFDFVTKPESFFEVKSDKFKDKIISCLETATKLYNLNEKEILKEVEPKKPEGIQRRTFPTDTNIFSRRESTVSSGNNAAEFAAAKQATADKLTSANAANKVPTAEKPASARTTIVNGKKLVAIACSTGGPKALQQVVTKLSASLGCSVLIVQHMPEGFTASLANRLNEISMVKVKEAEHLETLKDDTVYIAKGGYQMRFAIAEQGKAALTVTQEPPKNGLKPCADYMFESLAESGFSEIICVVLTGMGGDGTYGIKKLKEKKNIYVIAQDEATSTVYGMPKVVRDAGLVNEVVPLEQIASAIQRSLGVQ
- the flhB gene encoding flagellar biosynthesis protein FlhB produces the protein MERLLTYNLQLFAEGGEKTEEPTAKKLTDAREEGQVARSTDLISSSALIALFAGLKLFVGRIGKQFIDSFNNFYNNIVKTAADDFNIGSASALMKECFLSIFQIIIPIFIISVFVAIVINIFQVKWKITTKPLKPKFNKFNPITGFKKIFSKDKLVDMLKEVLKITAIIYIAYNTLTNYSENLQKLYGMELMQAIQFIGNIVIKLGLNISIVFLIIGAADYIYQKLKFRKDMRMSKQEIKDEYKQSEGDPQIKGKIRAKMREVSQRRMMQMLPQADVVITNPTHFAAAIKYDKESSEAPMLIAKGADYLAQKIKEVAKDNNIEIVENKPLARMLYYNVDVGNEIPPELYQMTAEVLAYVYNLKNKT